A single window of Silurus meridionalis isolate SWU-2019-XX chromosome 11, ASM1480568v1, whole genome shotgun sequence DNA harbors:
- the LOC124393120 gene encoding mucin-12-like isoform X43 produces the protein MWCCKRLWLLLIALVHILDVRALGVWNRRPAQDWYSVDVKMGLDQTQGSSFLPDGGHNSTARRDESKANAGALQNSVVSHAGLSSSDALGTGFSGQSENIFNTIQGFQTQNVGLCAQSTSDQDVPTPEIQTSHGVQSFGMSNHQGLPSPCGGSQTGPAFIVTQQTSENAMSSGSMLGTSSFTNGYQTQGLTGYGLFQGLVSQFGSSQTQPGTNQLSFAPASTVTQQVTDSATTGGSSSFSIPSSPSGSQSPSAYWLSLGLSSPYGGFQTQPGTNQLGSVPASTVTQQVTDSATTGDSPSGSQSSTGYGLFQGLVSQFGSSQTQPGTNQLSSAPASTVTQQVTDSATTGGSPSGSQSSTGYGLFQGLVSQFGSSQTQPGTNQLSSAPASTVTQQVTDSATTGGSSSFSIPSSPSGSQSPSAYWLSLGLSSPYGGFQTQPGTNQLSFAPASTVTQQVTDSATTGGSPSGSQSPSAYWLSLGLSSPYGGFQTQPGTNQLSSAPASTVTQQVTDSATTGGSPSGSQSSTGYGLFQGLVSQFGSSQTQPGTNQLSSAPASTVTQQVTDSATTGGSSSFSIPSSPSGSQSPSAYWLSLGLSSPYVGFQTQPGTNQLGSVPASTVTQQVTDSAPTGGSPSGSQSSTGYGLFQGLVSQFGSSQTQPGTNQLSSAPALTVTQQSAETGPSISPPVSVSSSLSGSQSPSAYWLSLGLSSPYGGFQTQPGTNQLASVPASTVTQQVTDSATTGGSSSFSISSSPSGSQSSTGYGLFQGLVNQFGSTQTQPGTNQLSSAPASTVTQQSAETGPSISPPVSLSSSLSGSHSPSAYWLSLGLSSPYGGFQTQPGTNQLSSAPASTVTQQVTDSATTGGSPSGSQSSTGYGLFQGLSSHDGGFQTQPGTNQLSSAPASTVTQQVTDSATTGGSSSFSIPSSPSGSQSSTGYGLFQGLVSQFGSSQTQQGTNQLSSAPASTVTQQSAESGPSISPPVSLSSSLSGSQSPSAYWLSLGLSSPFGGFQTQPGTNQLGSVPASTVTQQVTDSAPTGGSPSGSQSSTGYGLFQGLVSQFGSSQTQPGTNQLSFAPASTVTQQVTDSATTGGSSSFSIPSSPSGSQSPSAYWLSLGLSSPYGGFQTQPGTNQLGSVPASTVTQQVTDSATTGDSPSGSQSSTGYGLFQGLVSQFGSSQTQPGTNQLSSAPALTVTQQVTDSATTGGSPSGSQSPSAYWLSLGLSSPYGGFQTQPGTNQLGSVPASTVTQQVTDSATTGGSSSFSIPSSPSGSQSPSAYWLSLGLSSPYGGFQTQPGTNQLGSVPASTVTQQVTDSATTGDSPSGSQSSTGYGLFQGLVSQFGSSQTQPGTNQLSSAPASTVTQQVTDSATTGGSPSGSQSSTGYGLFQGLVSQFGSSQTQPGTNQLSFAPASTVTQQVTDSATTGGSSSFSIPSSPSGSQSPSAYWLSLGLSSPYGGFQTQPGTNQLGSVPASTVTQQVTDSATTGGSPSGSQSSTGYGLFQGLVSQFGSSQTQPGTNQLSSAPASTVTQQVTDSATTGGSSSFSIPSSPSGSQSPSAYWLSLGLSSPYGGFQTQPGTNQLGSVPASTVTQQVTDSATTGGSPSGSQSPSAYWLSLGLSSPYGGFQTQPGTNQLGSVPASTVTQQVTDSATTGGSPSGSQSSTGYGLFQGLVSQFGSSQTQPGTNQLSFAPASTVTQQVTDSATTGGSSSFSIPSSPSGSQSPSAYWLSLGLSSPYGGFQTQPGTNQLGSVPASTVTQQVTDSATTGGSPSGSQSSTGYGLFQGLVSQFGSSQTQPGTNQLSSAPASTVTQQVTDSATTGGSPSGSQSSTGYGLFQGLVSQFGSSQTQPGTNQLSSAPASTVTQQVTDSATTGGSPSGSQSSTGYGLFQGLVSQFGSSQTQPGTNQLSSAPASTVTQQVTDSATTGGSSSFSIPSSPSGSQSPSAYWLSLGLSSPYGGFQTQPGTNQLSSAPASTVTQQVTDSATTGGSSSFSIPSSPSGSQSSTGYGLFQGLSSPYGGFQTQPGTNQLSSAPASTVTQQVTDSATTGGSPSGSQSSTGYGLFQGLSSHDGGFQTQPGTNQLSSAPASTVTQQVTDSATTGGSSSFSIPSSPSGSQSSTGYGLFQGLVSQFGSSQTQQGTNQLSSAPASTVTQQSAESGPSISPPVSLSSSLSGSQSPSAYWLSLGLSSPFGGFQTQPGTNQLGSVPASTVTQQVTDSATTGGSSSFSISSSPSGSQSSTGYGLFQGLVNQFGSTQTQPGTNQLSSAPASTVTQQSAETGPSISPPVSLSSSLSGSQSSTGYGLFQGLSSHDGGFQTQPGTNQLSSAPASTVTQQVTDSSTTGGSSSFSIPSSPSGSQSPSAYWLSLGLSSPYGGFQTQPGTNQLGSVPASTVTQQVTDSGTTGGSPSGSQSSSGYGLFQGLVSQSGSSQTQPGTNQLSSVPALTVTQQSVESGPSISPPVSLSSSLSGSQSPSAYWLSLGLSSPYGGFQTQQGTNQLSSAPASTVTQQVTGSATTGGSPSGSQSSTGYGLSQQGTNYLGSVTALTSSSASSAFQSQTLSQEQSHNVQQLGTFNQMLPAFWFGHQSCKNNVFSGSSNISKLTSH, from the exons ATGTGGTGCTGCAAAAG GCTCTGGTTACTCTTAATTGCTTTAGTTCACATACTGGATGTAAGGGCACTTGGAG TGTGGAACAGAAGGCCTGCACAGGATTGGTACAGTGTTGATGTAAAGATGGGTCTTGATCAGACTCAAGGAAGCAGTTTCCTTCCTGATGGTGGCCACAACTCCACAGCCAGGAGGGATGAAAGTAAAGCCAATGCTGGAGCTTTGCAAAATAGTGTAGTCTCTCATGCAGGCTTATCTTCATCAGATGCCCTGGGAACTGGATTTTCTGGTCAGTCAGAGAATATATTTAACACCATTCAAGGCTTCCAAACTCAGAATGTTGGTTTGTGTGCTCAATCCACATCTGATCAGGATGTTCCAACCCCTGAGATTCAGACCAGCCATGGGGTTCAATCTTTTGGCATGTCAAACCATCAAGGGCTTCCAAGCCCATGTGGTGGTAGTCAAACAGGCCCTGCCTTTATTGTGACTCAGCAGACCTCAGAAAATGCAATGTCCAGTGGTTCAATGCTTGGTACATCAAGCTTTACCAATGGTTATCAAACCCAAGGCTTGACTGGCTATGGACTGTTTCAAGGGCTTGTGAGCCAGTTTGGTAGTTCCCagacacagccaggcacaaatcaaCTGAGTTTTGCTCCTGCTTCAACTGTGACCCAGCAGGTAACTGACAGTGCTACAACAGGAGGCTCCTCTAGTTTCAGCATCCCAA gctctcctagtggttctcaaagccCCTCTGCCTATTGGCTTTCCCTAGGCCTTTCCAGCCCTTATGGTGGTTTCCagacacagccaggcacaaatcaaCTGGGCTCTGTTCCTGCTTCAACTGTGACCCAGCAGGTAACTGACAGTGCTACAACAGGAGACTCtcctagtggttctcaaagctcAACTGGCTATGGACTGTTTCAAGGACTTGTGAGCCAGTTTGGTAGTTCCCagacacagccaggcacaaatcaactgagttctgctcctgcttcaactgtgacccagcaggtaactgacagtgctacaacaggaggctctcctagtggttctcaaagctcAACTGGTTATGGACTGTTTCAAGGACTTGTGAGCCAGTTTGGTAGTTCCCagacacagccaggcacaaatcaaCTGAGTTCTGCTCCTGCTTCAACTGTGACCCAGCAGGTAACTGACAGTGCTACAACAGGAG GCTCCTCTAGTTTCAGCATCCCAAGCTCtcctagtggttctcaaagccCCTCTGCCTATTGGCTTTCCCTAGGCCTTTCCAGCCCATATGGTGGCTTCCagacacagccaggcacaaatcaactgagttttgctcctgcttcaactgtgacccagcaggtaactgacagtgctacaacaggaggctctcctagtggttctcaaagccCCTCTGCCTATTGGCTTTCCCTAGGCCTTTCCAGCCCTTATGGTGGTTTCCagacacagccag gcacaaatcaaCTGAGTTCTGCTCCTGCTTCAACTGTGACCCAGCAGGTAACTGACAGTGCTACAACAGGAG GCTCtcctagtggttctcaaagctcAACTGGTTATGGACTGTTTCAAGGACTTGTGAGCCAGTTTGGTAGTTCCCagacacagccaggcacaaatcaactgagttctgctcctgcttcaactgtgacccagcaggtaactgacagtgctacaacaggag GCTCCTCTAGTTTCAGCATCCCAAGCTCtcctagtggttctcaaagccCCTCTGCCTATTGGCTTTCCCTAGGCCTTTCCAGCCCTTATGTTGGTTTCCAGACACAGCCAGGAACAAATCAACTGGGCTCTGTTCCTGCTTCAACTGTGACCCAGCAGGTAACTGACAGTGCTCCAACAGGAGGCTCtcctagtggttctcaaagctcAACTGGCTATGGACTGTTTCAAGGACTTGTGAGCCAGTTTGGTAGTTCCCagacacagccaggcacaaatcaaCTGAGTTCTGCTCCTGCTTTAACTGTGACCCAACAGTCTGCTGAGACTGGACCATCCATTAGCCCTCCTGTTTCAGTGTCCTCCAGTTTGAGTGGTTCTCAAAGCCCCTCTGCCTATTGGCTTTCCCTAGGCCTTTCCAGCCCATATGGTGGTTTCCagacacagccaggcacaaatcaaCTGGCCTCTGTTCCTGCTTCAACTGTGACCCAGCAGGTAACTGACAGTGCTACAACAGGAGGCTCCTCTAGTTTCAGCATCTCCAGCTCtcctagtggttctcaaagctcAACTGGCTATGGACTGTTTCAAGGACTTGTGAACCAGTTTGGTAGTACCCagacacagccaggcacaaatcaaCTGAGTTCTGCTCCTGCTTCAACTGTGACCCAACAGTCTGCTGAGACTGGACCATCCATTAGCCCTCCTGTTTCATTGTCCTCCAGTTTGAGTGGTTCTCACAGCCCCTCTGCCTATTGGCTTTCCCTAGGCCTTTCCAGCCCATATGGTGGTTTCCagacacagccaggcacaaatcaactgagttctgctcctgcttcaactgtgacccagcaggtaactgacagtgctacaacaggaggctctcctagtggttctcaaagctcAACTGGCTATGGACTGTTTCAAGGACTTTCCAGCCATGATGGTGGTTTCCagacacagccaggcacaaatcaaCTGAGTTCTGCTCCTGCTTCAACTGTGACCCAGCAGGTAACTGACAGTGCTACAACAGGAGGCTCCTCTAGTTTCAGCATCCCAAGCTCtcctagtggttctcaaagctcAACTGGCTATGGACTGTTTCAAGGACTTGTGAGCCAGTTTGGTAGTTCCCAGACACAGCAAGGCACAAATCAACTGAGTTCTGCTCCTGCTTCAACTGTAACCCAACAGTCTGCTGAGAGTGGACCATCCATTAGCCCTCCTGTTTCATTGTCCTCCAGTTTGAGTGGGTCTCAAAGCCCCTCTGCCTATTGGCTTTCCCTAGGCCTTTCCAGCCCATTTGGTGGTTTCCAGACACAGCCAGGAACAAATCAACTGGGCTCTGTTCCTGCTTCAACTGTGACCCAGCAGGTAACTGACAGTGCTCCAACAGGAGGCTCtcctagtggttctcaaagctcAACTGGCTATGGACTGTTTCAAGGACTTGTGAGCCAGTTTGGTAGTTCCCagacacagccaggcacaaatcaaCTGAGTTTTGCTCCTGCTTCAACTGTGACCCAGCAGGTAACTGACAGTGCTACAACAGGAGGCTCCTCTAGTTTCAGCATCCCAA gctctcctagtggttctcaaagccCCTCTGCCTATTGGCTTTCCCTAGGCCTTTCCAGCCCTTATGGTGGTTTCCagacacagccaggcacaaatcaaCTGGGCTCTGTTCCTGCTTCAACTGTGACCCAGCAGGTAACTGACAGTGCTACAACAGGAGACTCtcctagtggttctcaaagctcAACTGGCTATGGACTGTTTCAAGGACTTGTGAGCCAGTTTGGTAGTTCCCagacacagccaggcacaaatcaactgagttctgctcctgctttaactgtgacccagcaggtaactgacagtgctacaacaggaggctctcctagtggttctcaaagccCCTCTGCCTATTGGCTTTCCCTAGGCCTTTCCAGCCCTTATGGTGGTTTCCagacacagccaggcacaaatcaaCTGGGCTCTGTTCCTGCTTCAACTGTGACCCAGCAGGTAACTGACAGTGCTACAACAGGAG GCTCCTCTAGTTTCAGCATCCCAA gctctcctagtggttctcaaagccCCTCTGCCTATTGGCTTTCCCTAGGCCTTTCCAGCCCTTATGGTGGTTTCCagacacagccaggcacaaatcaaCTGGGCTCTGTTCCTGCTTCAACTGTGACCCAGCAGGTAACTGACAGTGCTACAACAGGAGACTCtcctagtggttctcaaagctcAACTGGCTATGGACTGTTTCAAGGACTTGTGAGCCAGTTTGGTAGTTCCCagacacagccag gcacaaatcaactgagttctgctcctgcttcaactgtgacccagcaggtaactgacagtgctacaacaggaggctctcctagtggttctcaaagctcAACTGGTTATGGACTGTTTCAAGGACTTGTGAGCCAGTTTGGTAGTTCCCagacacagccaggcacaaatcaaCTGAGTTTTGCTCCTGCTTCAACTGTGACCCAGCAGGTAACTGACAGTGCTACAACAGGAGGCTCCTCTAGTTTCAGCATCCCAAGCTCtcctagtggttctcaaagccCCTCTGCCTATTGGCTTTCCCTAGGCCTTTCCAGCCCATATGGTGGTTTCCagacacagccaggcacaaatcaaCTGGGCTCTGTTCCTGCTTCAACTGTGACCCAGCAGGTAACTGACAGTGCTACAACAGGAGGCTCtcctagtggttctcaaagctcAACTGGCTATGGACTGTTTCAAGGACTTGTGAGCCAGTTTGGTAGTTCCCagacacagccaggcacaaatcaactgagttctgctcctgcttcaactgtgacccagcaggtaactgacagtgctacaacaggag GCTCCTCTAGTTTCAGCATCCCAAGCTCtcctagtggttctcaaagccCCTCTGCCTATTGGCTTTCCCTAGGCCTTTCCAGCCCATATGGTGGTTTCCagacacagccaggcacaaatcaaCTGGGCTCTGTTCCTGCTTCAACTGTGACCCAGCAGGTAACTGACAGTGCTACAACAGGAG gctctcctagtggttctcaaagccCCTCTGCCTATTGGCTTTCCCTAGGCCTTTCCAGCCCTTATGGTGGTTTCCagacacagccaggcacaaatcaaCTGGGCTCTGTTCCTGCTTCAACTGTGACCCAGCAGGTAACTGACAGTGCTACAACAGGAGGCTCtcctagtggttctcaaagctcAACTGGCTATGGACTGTTTCAAGGACTTGTGAGCCAGTTTGGTAGTTCCCagacacagccaggcacaaatcaaCTGAGTTTTGCTCCTGCTTCAACTGTGACCCAGCAGGTAACTGACAGTGCTACAACAGGAGGCTCCTCTAGTTTCAGCATCCCAAGCTCtcctagtggttctcaaagccCCTCTGCCTATTGGCTTTCCCTAGGCCTTTCCAGCCCATATGGTGGTTTCCagacacagccaggcacaaatcaaCTGGGCTCTGTTCCTGCTTCAACTGTGACCCAGCAGGTAACTGACAGTGCTACAACAGGAGGCTCtcctagtggttctcaaagctcAACTGGCTATGGACTGTTTCAAGGACTTGTGAGCCAGTTTGGTAGTTCCCagacacagccaggcacaaatcaactgagttctgctcctgcttcaactgtgacccagcaggtaactgacagtgctacaacaggaggctctcctagtggttctcaaagctcAACTGGTTATGGACTGTTTCAAGGACTTGTGAGCCAGTTTGGTAGTTCCCagacacagccaggcacaaatcaaCTGAGTTCTGCTCCTGCTTCAACTGTGACCCAGCAGGTAACTGACAGTGCTACAACAGGAG GCTCtcctagtggttctcaaagctcAACTGGTTATGGACTGTTTCAAGGACTTGTGAGCCAGTTTGGTAGTTCCCagacacagccaggcacaaatcaactgagttctgctcctgcttcaactgtgacccagcaggtaactgacagtgctacaacaggag GCTCCTCTAGTTTCAGCATCCCAAGCTCtcctagtggttctcaaagccCCTCTGCCTATTGGCTTTCCCTAG GCCTTTCCAGCCCATATGGTGGTTTCCagacacagccaggcacaaatcaaCTGAGTTCTGCTCCTGCTTCAACTGTGACCCAGCAGGTAACTGACAGTGCTACAACAGGAGGCTCCTCTAGTTTCAGCATCCCAAGCTCtcctagtg GTTCTCAAAGCTCAACTGGCTATGGACTGTTTCAAGGACTTTCCAGCCCATATGGTGGTTTCCagacacagccaggcacaaatcaactgagttctgctcctgcttcaactgtgacccagcaggtaactgacagtgctacaacaggaggctctcctagtggttctcaaagctcAACTGGCTATGGACTGTTTCAAGGACTTTCCAGCCATGATGGTGGTTTCCagacacagccaggcacaaatcaaCTGAGTTCTGCTCCTGCTTCAACTGTGACCCAGCAGGTAACTGACAGTGCTACAACAGGAG GCTCCTCTAGTTTCAGCATCCCAAGCTCtcctagtggttctcaaagctcAACTGGCTATGGACTGTTTCAAGGACTTGTGAGCCAGTTTGGTAGTTCCCAGACACAGCAAGGCACAAATCAACTGAGTTCTGCTCCTGCTTCAACTGTAACCCAACAGTCTGCTGAGAGTGGACCATCCATTAGCCCTCCTGTTTCATTGTCCTCCAGTTTGAGTGGGTCTCAAAGCCCCTCTGCCTATTGGCTTTCCCTAGGCCTTTCCAGCCCATTTGGTGGTTTCCAGACACAGCCAGGAACAAATCAACTGGGCTCTGTTCCTGCTTCAACTGTGACCCAGCAGGTAACTGACAGTGCTACAACAGGAG GCTCCTCTAGTTTCAGCATCTCCAGCTCtcctagtggttctcaaagctcAACTGGCTATGGACTGTTTCAAGGACTTGTGAACCAGTTTGGTAGTACCCagacacagccaggcacaaatcaaCTGAGTTCTGCTCCTGCTTCAACTGTGACCCAACAGTCTGCTGAGACTGGACCATCCATTAGCCCTCCTGTTTCATTGTCCTCCAGTTTGAGTGGTTCTCAAAGCTCAACTGGCTATGGACTGTTTCAAGGACTTTCCAGCCATGATGGTGGTTTCCagacacagccaggcacaaatcaaCTGAGTTCTGCTCCTGCTTCAACTGTGACCCAGCAGGTAACTGACAGTTCTACAACAGGTGGGTCCTCTAGTTTCAGCATCCCAAGCTCtcctagtggttctcaaagccCCTCTGCCTATTGGCTTTCCCTAGGCCTTTCCAGCCCATATGGTGGTTTCCagacacagccaggcacaaatcaaCTGGGCTCTGTTCCTGCTTCAACTGTAACCCAGCAGGTAACTGACAGTGGTACAACAGGAGGCTCtcctagtggttctcaaagctcATCTGGCTATGGACTGTTTCAAGGACTTGTGAGCCAGTCTGGTAGTTCCCagacacagccaggcacaaatcaaCTGAGTTCTGTTCCTGCTTTAACTGTGACCCAACAGTCTGTTGAGAGTGGACCATCCATTAGCCCTCCTGTTTCATTGTCCTCCAGTTTGAGTGGTTCTCAAAGCCCCTCTGCCTATTGGCTTTCCCTAGGCCTTTCCAGCCCATATGGTGGTTTCCAGACACAGCAAGGCACAAATCAACTGAGTTCTGCTCCTGCTTCAACTGTGACCCAGCAGGTAACTGGCAGTGCTACAACAGGAGGCTCtcctagtggttctcaaagctcAACTGGCTATGGACTGTCACAGCAAGGCACAAATTATTTGGGCTCTGTTACTGCTTTAACTAGTAGCTCTGCTTCCAGTGCATTTCAAAGCCAAACTTTGTCTCAAGAACAGAGCCATAATGTACAGCAACTTGGGACCTTCAATCAGATGCTTCCTGCTTTTTGGTTTGGCCACCAGTCTTGTAAAAATAACGTGTTCAGTGGTTCTTCCAATATTTCCAAGCTTACCTCACATTAA